Below is a genomic region from Medicago truncatula cultivar Jemalong A17 chromosome 3, MtrunA17r5.0-ANR, whole genome shotgun sequence.
atgatcaaaagattacataatagcttgtttgaatacatCAAAACCACAAGAGTAGAtatagctacatatgtctatgatagctttgcaaaggatgaagaaaagatgaagattccatgACAAGATCCATGTCGTCTCAACAAATTttggcttgaatctactcctaactactttgctttgtgtttctctctctagaaaaggGTAGtacatttcttttttatataaaagaaaatgactctaaataataaatgacaaaaaaacatataaagtaAATCTATAATTTCATACGGGGCGGGTCGTAATAAAAGCAAAACGAGcccaaacaaaaacaatgcaCTCAACTTTTGGCttataataagattttttttttctgacccacttttcaaaaaaaaattctagtcTGACCCCCTTTTGaaaattttttctaaaatgacccactttttttttttttttttttattgtcttttagTGGCGTTCCCGCCACCTGTAACGGCGGGACTGGGCCGCCGGTCTGACACATGTCACATCGTGACTGgtcagcttttttttttattttttttgttgtcattcccgccatttcaaatggcgggaccgatttttttattttttttttcgtttttgctttttttaatttatttgagaaataaatttcaattttaatttatttgaacaaaatctagattttattttgaatatatatatcttgaaataatatatatgtcatttcgtcggataatttatcggtgaaaaatatatatttcgtcggataataataatatatatatatatataatttatcgataaaaaaaattatttcgtcggataatttttcaccgataaattatatatatattcgtcggagatcctaaattatccaattaaaaaaacaaaaatgaaaaactggATGGTTTGTGGTGTGTGaaactgatttaaaaaatggtatatatattattggatgcgaaaaattaatatcaaatgTACATTGGTTTAGTGGTAACACTGAATGGCAATGACCCGTATGCGCCTGGTTCGATTCCCCCTgggtgcaaaattgaaattttttcaaaagtgggtcattttggaaatttttttcaaaagggggTCAgactggaattttttttttgaaaagtggatcaggaaaaaaaaaaattcttttataatAAAGAGGAATCGCGTGGGTTAGGTATATGTGGAATTGGGATTCTTCTTTCCTTCCATTTTGCAGAATGTCGAAGGGATCCAATACCTGTTTGTTCGGCGTCATCCGACCTGCTGCGGATAGCTGTGATGAAAGAGGGAAGTCGGTGAAATCCAAACCCGAATTGCAACCTGAACCGGAATTGCCATCGGAACTGAAGTCGGAACCGGAATTGCCACCGGAACTGAAGTCGCAACCGaaacagagagagaaatatGAATGGGAATCGAAACGCGTTGAAGATCTTGAGATGAGTGACTTCTCTATGTTTGACGATGACATTGAgccttttatgtttatatgcGCGCGCTTTATTTACAAGAATAAGGCCCAGATTCAAAAAGATAAGGAGATTGAAGTAGCCATGGCTGAGTATCGTGAGTGCTCTCGCAACCTAAGTGTAAGTAACTCATCTATCTATTTCAATTTCATTGTCTTGTGTTTCACtctcttaattttaattttaataattcattctggacaacacaacacaacacaggTGTTCGATGCTATCCCCGTTCCAAAAATCTCAGGAAAATGTGGGGGTGTCGGTCCCCTTCCTATGACCGATGATCGTCGCCTTTTTCTCACTCCCGCCTGCCACCTTGCCTTAGACAATTACAATGCTGAGAATCAGGCAGGTTTCAATACTTATGTTGATTAtaatatgtttatgtttattcattcattcattgatCATCTaatatactattattattttttagggtcCAAATTTCGTTTTTGTTGACGTTGTCAAGACAACCTATAGACCCGGTGGTTTCTATTACATTACCTTTCAAGCACAAGAAGAAATTCCCAACAGCCCTGTTATAGCTTTTCAGGCCGAAGTCAGGATTTGGAGGACTGACCCACCTATCATCATCAAGTCGTGTGCCATTAAAACTACTTAACACACTCACCATGGTAATATAATTGCTGATACCAGAGTTTATAGTTGCTAACCTTCACCCagtttctgtttttgtttttctttcatcaaattcaaatttactTTTAACTTCATCATGTTTCTAGGCTACCATAAATCGTTGCTAAATAAATCATCCGAGAAACAGTTCCATTACTGTTTATCTCATTTTGCCCAAAAGATATGGGAAAAAAAGGATTTAGAGGGATTCAATCCCTATTATGCTGCAAAAACGATGCTTAACCACTGTTCCATCATTTTTCTAATAACACATGTAATCTATGTATATTAATGCGATCTTATGCTGATTACAACATTAAGTTGTGTGCCATTAAAACCTAATAACACCATGGTAACAATATTATCCATTCCTTACATCATGTTTAATCTTTTCTTGGTTAATATACTATTATAGTTCCTTTGAAattgtatttgattttgatattgatAATAAGCGTCAatcattttatttcttcatGAAATTCACAATTATGAAAACTTCAAGTTtataacttatattttcaagacagaGAATACAACTTTTTTAACTGACATGATAAATGGTGATATAAATGCTTAGGTTTCTGCTGGTCTATCTGCATCCCATGTAAATTTCTTTTGTAGTTTGCTCATGTATTGAATGAATTGAATTGATTGTATCCTGTTTTATCTATCTCCGAGAGTAGGTATCAAATTCCACTTGCTTTTGAAGTGTACGAAACACAAGTATAAACAGTTAATTCAGCCtagtagaattttttattaacGATTAAAGAATGCATAGGAAATATTGAGAATTGAGTAGATATTATTGTTTATTGAATTAGAAATTTTAACATTGAAATATTGAGATTTAGCATGTGGAATTTGTATCATCAATTATTTGTGTATTCTGCTTCCTTGTGTGAACTAAAGGCACCTACTCTAATCCATCATTCAAACGTTACCATCAATTATTATTGGCGTTTTAAATTCATGTACGGCAATACTTGATTCTGCAAAACTGAAACAGAGCATTAGATCTTATGCTGATTTCTGCAATGCAAGTCATGCTTGTAGGGACATGtaacttttcattttacctTCATGAAGCTCACTGATATATCCCTATGGTTTACCccctaaccctaatttttt
It encodes:
- the LOC11429063 gene encoding uncharacterized protein, which codes for MWNWDSSFLPFCRMSKGSNTCLFGVIRPAADSCDERGKSVKSKPELQPEPELPSELKSEPELPPELKSQPKQREKYEWESKRVEDLEMSDFSMFDDDIEPFMFICARFIYKNKAQIQKDKEIEVAMAEYRECSRNLSVFDAIPVPKISGKCGGVGPLPMTDDRRLFLTPACHLALDNYNAENQGPNFVFVDVVKTTYRPGGFYYITFQAQEEIPNSPVIAFQAEVRIWRTDPPIIIKSCAIKTT